In one window of Camelina sativa cultivar DH55 chromosome 15, Cs, whole genome shotgun sequence DNA:
- the LOC104748101 gene encoding glycerol-3-phosphate dehydrogenase SDP6, mitochondrial-like has translation MSVASFRRLAAGAAVIAAAASGGAAVYLSPSVVSSDRGGGPVLDSLRRMIGDPAATVPSRSAQESALIAANASNPLDVLVIGGGATGSGVALDAATRGLRVGLVEREDFSSGTSSRSTKLIHGGVRYLEKAVFNLDYGQLKLVFHALEERKQLIENAPHLCHALPCMTPCFDWFEVIYFWMGLKMYDLVAGPRLLHLSRYYSAQESIELFPTLARKGKDKNLRGTVVYYDGQMNDSRLNVGLACTAALAGAAVLNHAEVVSLITDDATKRIIGARVRNNLTGQEFDSYAKVVVNAAGPFCDSIRKMVDEDTKPMICPSSGVHIVLPDYYSPEGMGLIVPKTKDGRVVFMLPWLGRTVAGTTDSNTSITALPEPHEDEIQFILDAISDYLNIKVRRTDVLSAWSGIRPLAMDPTAKSTESISRDHVVFEESPGLVTITGGKWTTYRSMAEDAVDAAIKSGKLSPTNECVTQKLQLLGSYGWEPSSFTTLAQQYVRMKKTYGGKVVPGAMDTAAAKHLSHAYGSMADRVATIAQEEGLGKRLAHGHPFLE, from the exons ATGTCTGTCGCTTCTTTTCGCCGTTTAGCCGCCGGAGCAGCCGTaattgctgctgctgcttccgGTGGCGCCGCTGTCTACCTTTCTCCATCGGTTGTCTCCAGCGACAGAGGCGGTGGTCCGGTTCTAGATTCTTTGCGGCGTATGATTGGTGATCCCGCCGCTACCGTACCGTCTCGATCTGCTCAAGAGTCTGCTCTGATTGCAGCCAACGCTTCTAATCCGCTCGATGTTCTCGTCATTGGCGGTGGAGCCACCGGTTCTGGTGTCGCTCTCGACGCTGCTACACGTGGTCTCCGTGTTGGTCTTGTAGAGCGCGAGGATTTCTCCTCCGGTACTTCTTCCCGATCAACTAAGCTGATTCATGgag GTGTTCGTTACTTGGAGAAAGCTGTTTTCAATCTTGATTATGGACAGCTGAAGCTTGTATTTCACGCGCTTGAAGAGCGTAAGCAGCTCATTGAGAATGCGCCACATCTCTGTCATGCTCTGCCCTGTATGACACCTTGTTTTGACTGGTTCGAAGTTATCTACTTCTGGATGGGATTGAAAATGTATGACTTGGTCGCAGGACCACGCTTATTGCATTTATCGAGATATTACTCTGCACAAGAGTCTATTGAGCTCTTCCCTACTCTTGCAAGGAAAGGGAAAGATAAGAATTTAAGGGGAACTGTTGTGTATTACGATGGGCAAATGAATGATTCACGTCTGAATGTGGGTTTGGCATGTACTGCCGCGTTAGCTGGTGCGGCAGTTCTCAACCATGCCGAGGTTGTCTCGCTTATTACAGATGATGCTACTAAGAGAATCATTGGTGCCCGAGTTCGTAACAATCTCACGG GACAAGAATTTGACAGCTATGCAAAAGTAGTTGTCAATGCGGCTGGACCGTTCTGTGATTCCATTAGGAAAATGGTTGATGAAGATACAAAACCAATGATATGTCCAAGCAGCGGTGTACACATTGTGCTGCCTGATTACTATTCTCCAGAAGGGATGGGCTTGATAGTCCCTAAAACTAAGGATGGTCGTGTTGTATTTATGTTACCGTGGTTGGGAAGAACAGTAGCAGGTACCACTGACTCTAACACGTCAATCACTGCACTTCCAGAACCTCATGAAGATGAGATTCAATTTATACTGGATGCAATCAGCGACTATCTTAACATTAAG GTACGACGTACTGATGTTCTTTCGGCTTGGAGTGGTATCCGTCCATTGGCCATGGATCCAACGGCCAAGAGCACAGAGAGCATCTCCAGAGACCATGTTGTCTTTGAGGAATCTCCTGGTCTGGTTACAATCACGGGTGGAAAATGGACAACTTACCGAAG CATGGCGGAAGATGCAGTTGATGCAGCAATCAAATCGGGAAAGCTAAGTCCAACCAATGAATGTGTAACGCAGAAACTACAGCTCCTGGGTTCTTATGGATGGGAACCATCTTCCTTCACAACTCTTGCACAGCAATACGTGCGAATGAAGAAAACCTACGGTGGTAAAGTGGTTCCTGGAGCAATGGACACAGCTGCTGCAAAGCATTTGTCTCATGCCTATGGTTCAATGGCTGACCGAGTTGCCACCATAGCTCAG GAGGAGGGTTTGGGGAAACGGTTGGCGCACGGGCATCCGTTTTTGGAA